One window of the Trifolium pratense cultivar HEN17-A07 linkage group LG2, ARS_RC_1.1, whole genome shotgun sequence genome contains the following:
- the LOC123904442 gene encoding protein TRACHEARY ELEMENT DIFFERENTIATION-RELATED 7A-like, whose protein sequence is MDLNKSPPQSSNDDSVSSPSTPQSPHEDSADLSLINDNEDSLTHSPWHSPRAPWNSPPPSPANIQDPPHHLVQDNNPPPHHLVQDNNPPPHQLVQDNNPPMPPPPPQQQLQDPYPQQLPPLPPLPAAAQQQVQQENLQDIIEEVAAEVDTDSSSGPDSSVASRDSSSSGRNVSPPPHSPSDAESGN, encoded by the coding sequence ATGGATCTTAATAAGTCACCACCACAATCATCAAACGACGACTCTGTCTCTTCACCATCAACACCACAGTCACCCCATGAGGATTCTGCTGATCTCTCACTCATCAATGACAATGAAGACTCTCTTACTCACTCTCCTTGGCATTCACCTCGAGCTCCTTGGaattcaccaccaccatcacctgCAAACATCCAAGACCCTCCACACCACCTAGTCCAAGACAACAACCCTCCTCCACACCACCTAGTCCAAGACAACAACCCTCCTCCGCACCAGCTGGTCCAAGACAACAACCCTCCAATGCCGCCGCCACCACCGCAGCAACAACTCCAAGATCCTTATCCGCAGCAACTACCTCCTCTGCCGCCGCTGCCAGCAGCAGCGCAGCAACAAGTCCAACAAGAAAACTTGCAAGACATAATAGAAGAAGTAGCGGCTGAGGTGGATACAGATTCTTCTTCTGGACCTGACTCGTCAGTGGCTTCAAGGGACTCATCATCATCAGGAAGAAATGTTTCTCCTCCACCTCACTCACCATCAGACGCCGAGTCCGGTAATTAG